The following nucleotide sequence is from Trifolium pratense cultivar HEN17-A07 linkage group LG2, ARS_RC_1.1, whole genome shotgun sequence.
GTTCCGtttctctattttttgtttttcttgcttCTTTAATCTCATCATAAAAGTAAGACACAAAGCCCCAAAGAGATAGCACCAAAGCAATCCCTTTCTCAGCTTGAAATTTCTCTTTATAGACAATAACAGCTAAGATTTCAGTTACGGGAAGAAATGCAGCAATTATAATGCCAGACAACAAAGATGAGGAACAAAAGATAACACCAATAGCTCCTAAGAAGAAAAATTGCCACATTATAGCACTCCACACTAACACAATATAGTACTTTGTTTCTCCTAGTTTAAAATCCCTTGCTTCCCTTGGAATAACCTGCAAAAATCACAACGCCCATTTAAAATGTTCCTTAAGGATGACCCCACAGTGAATTATGATAGGATGCATGCGTaaaactttcacaaacttgaaATTTTGACCCTTTAACTTTCATAGTAGCAGTTTTGGCCgtctaactttcacaaactttcCATTTCGGCCCCCAAACTTTAGCCCTTTTCCAAAAGGATGACCCCtctgattttgaccaagtcaatgcaCATGTGACAAGTGACTCACATGTCCAGTAAGTATGTATTGCCATGtggacaatgactcacatgGCACGTCAACATATCTTAATCTTACCATGTGGACAATGACTCATATGCCACGTCAGCGAAACTTGCCACATGACAAGACAGGCTAACATGGCATGTGAGTCACTTGTCACATGTGCATTGGTCAGGTGGCCAAAACTGCAAGTCTGTGATAGTtagggaccaaaagtgcaaaTCCTTATAGAGTTTGAAAATAATGACAATTGGagtgtaaataaataaaataatttaaaccaGTACTGGCTCATgcatatatgaacaaaaaaCGGTTAAAAGTGAAGAAAACACTTTGTATGCTCCACATAATTAGCCACCAATAAGATTAATCACACTAAACAATGGTAAAAATCTAATATCTGATATCTGAAAAGAATAGAAAAGACTGAGTTGGGGAGAGAAAACTGACCTTAAAATCATTGTCTATAAACATCCCAACAAGGCAAAACAAAGTAGCAAAGAAGCACATAACAAACTGAATTTCCATAACTAGAGAATAAGTAATCACTTGTTTACTCTTCTTGTAAACTAGCTCCAACAAAGGCAAAACAAATCCATACAAAGCAGCAGAAGCAAGTATCATAACAAAACCAATAATATACTCCTTAGTCGATTCACCAACAAGTCGATCGCCACCTTTGGAATTCAAAGCCAAAACAACACTTCCGAGCGTCAACAAAACAATTGAGTTAACCGAATACTCTGTGAACTTATGCTTCACAAGAATAAAAGCAAAAACAGCTGTGAATGCTAAGTGTGAGGATTGAATTAACGATGAAGTTGAAACCGGTAGACGCTTTATACCACAGGCATAAAGGTAATCATCAAGACCAGTTAAGATTCCAATGAGAGCTGAGGCGCAAAATATAGGTAATTTCATCGAGACAAAGCGGTTATTATTGTTACTGTAACGGTAACCGTTGTGGATGTAAGAAATGGTTATGGGAATGAGAATGATTGGGAA
It contains:
- the LOC123906773 gene encoding purine permease 1-like, encoding MVHVETITKEEQSNKRSMKKLLLILNSVLLAIGTCGGPLVMRLYFIHGGKRVWLSSFLETSAFPIILIPITISYIHNGYRYSNNNNRFVSMKLPIFCASALIGILTGLDDYLYACGIKRLPVSTSSLIQSSHLAFTAVFAFILVKHKFTEYSVNSIVLLTLGSVVLALNSKGGDRLVGESTKEYIIGFVMILASAALYGFVLPLLELVYKKSKQVITYSLVMEIQFVMCFFATLFCLVGMFIDNDFKVIPREARDFKLGETKYYIVLVWSAIMWQFFFLGAIGVIFCSSSLLSGIIIAAFLPVTEILAVIVYKEKFQAEKGIALVLSLWGFVSYFYDEIKEARKTKNRETELPQSLHSNT